From a single Hymenobacter sp. YIM 151500-1 genomic region:
- a CDS encoding Hsp20/alpha crystallin family protein has translation MAIQKYQDAFSDLASSSFSTMLDRFFNDSLASRGRVSSFSPHVDAYETEKSYEIEAALPGMKREDIKVDFHQGRLSISGERQFRNERNDRRYHVVESSFGSFQRSFVLPDTVDASGIQATFEDGMLRVSVPKDQQKTMRHQIEVRGGQNGSVNPGQMSERVGQQATDVTVQQGDSSTTSVNSPDAGSNHDRGSFDPATEMESRPQSSGVGA, from the coding sequence ATGGCTATTCAAAAGTATCAGGACGCATTCTCGGACCTAGCTTCGTCGAGCTTCAGCACCATGCTTGACCGGTTCTTTAACGATTCGTTGGCTTCGCGCGGGCGGGTAAGCAGCTTCTCGCCCCACGTGGATGCGTACGAGACGGAAAAGAGCTACGAAATTGAAGCGGCATTACCCGGCATGAAGCGGGAAGACATCAAGGTGGACTTCCACCAGGGCCGCCTTTCCATTTCCGGGGAGCGGCAGTTTCGCAACGAGCGGAATGACCGGCGCTACCACGTAGTAGAAAGCTCTTTCGGCTCGTTCCAGCGCTCTTTCGTGCTGCCCGACACGGTAGATGCCAGCGGCATTCAAGCCACGTTTGAAGACGGCATGCTGCGCGTGAGCGTACCCAAAGACCAGCAAAAAACCATGCGCCACCAGATTGAGGTACGAGGCGGCCAGAACGGCTCTGTCAACCCCGGCCAGATGTCGGAGCGCGTGGGCCAGCAGGCCACCGATGTTACCGTGCAGCAGGGTGATTCCTCCACCACGAGCGTAAACAGCCCGGATGCCGGCAGCAACCACGACAGAGGAAGCTTTGACCCCGCAACCGAAATGGAAAGCCGGCCCCAAAGCTCGGGAGTAGGCGCATAA